The Chloroflexota bacterium genome includes the window CCAACGCATAGGCAGACGCCAGGCAGGTGGTCTCGTCGTCTACCTTGATGTTCGCGATCAACTCCGGTATCGAGCCATTCCCGTTGGCGGATGGGGAGCCGTTGTTGGCCGCGCCGGAATACCAGCGCCACATGTGACTCCACACGCCGCTAAGTTTACTATCGTCATCGGCAGGCCACTCACTGTCCTGGCTATCCCAACTCGGCTCCTGCGGCTCTTCGATGCGGGCGAACATGAACTTCATCATGTAGCGCTTCTTGTCGGTGGAGTTGCCCATGCCCCGGTGCCAGAGGTCGTAGTGGACCATCAATACGGTACCGGCCTCCACCACCACGGGGACCTCGCCCTCGGTGGTGTCCAGCCGCATGTTGAGGCCGATGGGGCCTACGAGCCAGTTGTAATAGTGGGTGCCCGGCAGCACGCCGGTCGGGCCCATCTCGACCGTCGTATCCTGCGGATAGTACATCGCCAGCAGCCAACGGGTGCGGTGGCGGCGTCGGGTAAAGGAGTCGCGGTGAATCTGCTGGCCCTCGCTGTGCGGCGGCCGGTAGTGGCAGTGGCGGTGGGGATGGACGAAGTAGTTGTTGCCGAGCACGCCCGCCAGCGCGCCGTCTACGGCCGGATCATCAAGAATCTCGCGTATGGCAGGAATCCTGGCCATGAGGTTGTTGCCGGGATTGCCATCCTCCTCGAAAAGGGCCTCCGTCTGGTTCCAAACGTCCTGATGGAACTCGCGGGGATGCCCGGTCTTGACCGCGACATACCCATTGCGGATGAAATCACGCATCTGTTCGTCGGTTAGCCGTATCATTGCCGTTCATGCCCTCCTATAGTGCGGTTGGCGGCTGTTATTGTGTCTGCGCTTCAGCGCTCTGCGCATCGGTTCTTGGGTGCCAATTGGTAGGAAGAAA containing:
- a CDS encoding HEAT repeat domain-containing protein gives rise to the protein MIRLTDEQMRDFIRNGYVAVKTGHPREFHQDVWNQTEALFEEDGNPGNNLMARIPAIREILDDPAVDGALAGVLGNNYFVHPHRHCHYRPPHSEGQQIHRDSFTRRRHRTRWLLAMYYPQDTTVEMGPTGVLPGTHYYNWLVGPIGLNMRLDTTEGEVPVVVEAGTVLMVHYDLWHRGMGNSTDKKRYMMKFMFARIEEPQEPSWDSQDSEWPADDDSKLSGVWSHMWRWYSGAANNGSPSANGNGSIPELIANIKVDDETTCLASAYALGSMGEVAVPALIDAFQHENEAVRRNASYALSTIGKAAVPALLDACQDESEGARCMAVETLADLGYLGDEVMPALTAALNDESIEVRRHAVDALGISLQDSANGVPALIEALGDEDEFMRRGAALALSRIGDKAEEATPALAHALNDENRYVRGKAVHALQRIGTQEAQDALVHFLLTSQWCYSTNKDSLY